In one Arachis duranensis cultivar V14167 chromosome 9, aradu.V14167.gnm2.J7QH, whole genome shotgun sequence genomic region, the following are encoded:
- the LOC107465082 gene encoding uncharacterized protein LOC107465082 codes for MGHRRFLNQGHKYRLDRNRFDGQVEGRDPPKKLSKTDVLRQQSNVHISFGKSSSVTSKKRSNGQDADEDDSHWKKKSVFFDLPYWEDQMLRHNLDVMHIEKNVCDNVVFTILNDSSKSKDNLKARRDLQCTGIRPELWLGEGGKYPSAIFEMSNSQRDVFLKTLQNVIFPDGYSSNVARCVDLRQRKLSGLKSHDCHILMEQLLQILVKFALLSPVSNMEVIFSPSFFTVMVHLTVHLVDDVTLGGPVYYRWMYPIERYLGHLKQYVRNRAQPEGSIAEGYLSEEILTFYSRYLDNIETRINRPGRVDDEPVDILHNSEESIFPAIGKAFAFRTHSNGKTSSSSSCASQLRCRGSVFMESTIQSKEMKLLACGPMIQAKRFGAYNVNRYKFRIVTKENGMNTQNSGVYVSSNMRSYASMRDNRVAVGSVSYYEKIVDIIELNYSCSFIVVLFKCVWADTTTSRGIKQDHLGLTSINFSRPIHTSNREEDEPYILASKAQLVYYVDDEVAKEWSVVDLWFM; via the exons ATGGGCCATCGACGCTTTTTAAAtcagggacacaaatacagacTAGACCGGAATAGATTTGACGGGCAGGTCGAAGGTAGAGATCCGCCAAAGAAGTTATCCAAAACAGATGTATTGAGGCAACAGTCTAATGTGCACATTTCATTTGGGAAGAGTTCAAGTGTGACATCTAAAAAAAGAAGCAATGGCCAGGATGCGGATGAAGATGACTCGcattggaagaagaagagtgtTTTCTTTGACCTCCCGTACTGGGAGGATCAGATGTTGCGTCATAACCTCGATGTGATGCATATAGAGAAAAACGTGTGTGATAATGTGGTCTTCACTATCTTAAACGATAGTAGCAAATCAAAGGACAATCTTAAAGCTCGCAGAGATTTACAATGCACGGGTATAAGGCCTGAATTATGGCTGGGGGAAGGTGGTAAATATCCTTCTGCAATATTTGAGATGTCAAATTCACAGAGGGATGTTTTTCTGAAGACTTTGCAGAATGTGATATTTCCAGATGGTTATTCTAGCAACGTTGCTCGTTGTGTTGATTTACGACAGCGCAAGTTATCTGGGTTGAAAAGTCATGACTGTCATATTCTGATGGAACAATTACTCCAAATTTTGGTGAAGTTTGCACTTCTGAGTCCGGTGTCCAAT ATGGAAGTGATTTtttctccatccttcttcacCGTCATGGTTCACCTCACCGTGCATCTCGTTGATGATGTTACTCTTGGTGGACCAGTATATTATAGGTGGATGTATCCAATAGAAAG GTATTTAGGACATCTGAAGCAATATGTTCGTAATAGGGCACAACCGGAAGGCTCAATTGCAGAAGGCTATTTATCTGAGGAAATCCTGACTTTCTATTCTAGGTATTTGGATAATATTGAGACTAGAATCAACCGACCAGGGCGAGTTGATGATGAGCCTGTTGACATTCTTCACAATTCAGAGGAGAGTATCTTCCCAGCTATTGGCAAGGCTTTCGCATTTCGAACTCACTCCAATGGAAAAACATCAAGCTCATCGTCATGTGCTAGTCAACTGCGATGCCGTGGTTCC GTTTTTATGGAAAGTACTATTCAATCGAAAGAGATGAAGTTGCTTGCGTGCGGTCCCATGATTCAGGCCAAACGTTTTGGGGCGTATAATGTTAACAGGTACAAGTTTCGAATTGTCACAAAGGAAAACGGGATGAACACGCAAAATAGTGGAGTATATGTATCATCTAATATGAGAAGTTATGCAAGCATGCGTGATAATAGAGTGGCTGTTGGTAGTGTTTCGTATTACGAAAAAATTGTAGacataattgaattgaattacaGTTGTTCCTTCATAGTGGTATTGTTCAAATGTGTTTGGGCTGATACCACTACCAGTAGAGGCATCAAACAAGACCATTTAGGGCTTACCAGCATTAATTTCTCTCGTCCAATACACACTAGTAATCGTGAAGAAGATGAACCGTACATATTGGCATCAAAAGCTCAGCTTGTATACTATGTAGATGATGAAGTAGCTAAAGAATGGAGTGTTGTAGACTTGTGGTTCATGTGA